A part of Terriglobia bacterium genomic DNA contains:
- the rpsE gene encoding 30S ribosomal protein S5: protein MAIATVKRKLDAGNYQLKDQVVAINRVTKVVKGGKNLSFAALVVVGDPSAAVVGYGAGKAKEVPQAIRKGIEAAKKNLVRVNINQTTIPHTVLGRFGSGMVLLKPAPEGTGVIAGGAVRAVMTSAGIQNVLTKSIGTTNPHNVVKATFDALKKLRDRQEVATMRGKTAQEL, encoded by the coding sequence ATGGCAATCGCTACCGTGAAGAGAAAACTCGACGCCGGCAACTACCAGCTCAAGGACCAGGTCGTCGCCATCAACCGCGTCACCAAGGTTGTGAAGGGCGGCAAGAACCTGTCCTTTGCCGCGCTGGTGGTGGTCGGTGATCCCTCGGCCGCGGTGGTCGGCTACGGCGCCGGCAAGGCCAAGGAAGTGCCGCAGGCGATCCGCAAGGGGATTGAGGCGGCCAAGAAAAATCTTGTCCGGGTCAACATCAACCAGACCACCATCCCGCACACCGTTCTCGGACGCTTCGGCTCCGGCATGGTGCTGCTGAAGCCCGCCCCGGAAGGCACCGGCGTCATCGCCGGGGGCGCCGTGCGCGCCGTCATGACCTCGGCCGGCATCCAAAACGTGCTGACCAAGTCCATCGGCACCACCAACCCGCATAACGTGGTCAAGGCCACCTTTGACGCGCTCAAGAAATTGCGCGATCGCCAGGAAGTCGCCACCATGCGCGGCAAGACGGCACAGGAGCTGTGA
- the rplR gene encoding 50S ribosomal protein L18 has product MLTTTSKNQSRSKVHDRIRKRMVGTPERPRLNVYRSLNHIYAQVIDDLHGKTLVSASTVEGAKASKRTGGNVASAKEVGKRVAERAKEKGIAKVVFDRGGYLYHGRIKALADAARAAGLQF; this is encoded by the coding sequence ATGCTGACGACGACTTCGAAAAATCAGTCCCGCTCCAAGGTTCACGACCGCATCCGCAAGCGGATGGTCGGCACCCCGGAGCGCCCGCGCCTCAACGTGTACCGCTCGCTCAACCACATCTATGCCCAGGTCATTGACGACCTGCACGGCAAGACACTGGTGTCGGCGAGCACAGTCGAGGGCGCCAAGGCCAGCAAGCGCACCGGCGGCAACGTCGCCTCCGCCAAGGAAGTCGGCAAGCGGGTCGCCGAGCGCGCCAAGGAGAAGGGAATCGCCAAGGTCGTCTTCGATCGCGGCGGCTACCTCTACCACGGGCGCATCAAGGCCCTGGCCGACGCCGCCCGCGCGGCCGGATTGCAGTTTTGA
- the rplF gene encoding 50S ribosomal protein L6 encodes MSRIGRKPIAIPQGVKVSIEGNLVKVQGPKGVLETRVPQGITVAQQDGHLVAQRETDHQSALHGLTRALINNAVEGVTKGWNRDLEIVGIGYRAELKTKNVVVFTLGYSHPIEYPLPDGIAVAVDPKQTRLSVSGIDRQKVGQVAAEMRALRPPDPYKNKGVRYAGERLKKKVGKTGAK; translated from the coding sequence ATGTCACGAATTGGAAGAAAGCCGATTGCCATCCCGCAAGGGGTGAAGGTCTCCATCGAAGGCAACCTGGTCAAGGTCCAGGGGCCGAAGGGCGTGCTGGAAACCCGCGTCCCGCAGGGCATCACGGTGGCGCAGCAGGACGGGCATCTGGTCGCCCAGCGCGAAACCGATCACCAGTCCGCGCTCCATGGCTTGACCCGCGCGCTCATCAACAACGCCGTCGAGGGCGTCACCAAGGGTTGGAACCGCGATCTGGAAATCGTCGGCATCGGTTACCGCGCCGAGTTGAAGACCAAAAATGTCGTGGTGTTTACGCTGGGATACTCGCACCCCATCGAGTACCCGCTGCCCGACGGCATCGCGGTCGCCGTGGACCCGAAGCAGACGCGCCTGAGCGTCAGCGGCATTGACCGCCAGAAGGTCGGTCAGGTCGCCGCCGAAATGCGTGCCCTGCGTCCGCCTGACCCGTACAAGAACAAGGGCGTGCGCTACGCCGGCGAGCGGCTGAAGAAGAAGGTTGGAAAGACGGGGGCGAAGTAA